The proteins below are encoded in one region of Drosophila santomea strain STO CAGO 1482 chromosome 3R, Prin_Dsan_1.1, whole genome shotgun sequence:
- the LOC120452303 gene encoding CLK4-associating serine/arginine rich protein isoform X1 — MWHEARKQERKIRGLIVDYRKRAERRQYFYDKIQADPTQFLQLHGRRSKIYLDPAVAAAGDGAAIIVPWQGQQDNLIDRFDVRAHLDHIPTVNKSNAEGADGDSDLTIEERQLNYERYRILAQNDFLNVSEDKFLHQLYLEEQFGANAQLEAERNLAKKKQKTGGATIGYSYDDTGDAATIGPQPFGAASSVATGGAAAGAKGDKGEGSDESDSDIDMDVSIDIGKLDTSQAHELNACGRNYGMKSNDFFSHLTKDADEADALRIAREEEQEKMLLSGRKSRRERRAQKERRIANRPFSPPSYAAKEDKDKKGGGKGGDKEKEEDSESRSPSPAEAGPEKITYITSFGGEDEMQPHSKITISLTKPGLTLGESCINASSGAAIAAAAASSVSYAQKVKDNLDKLKVMNESSKRNRRRSRSHSRSRSRSATPSRSRSGSRRRSRRSRSYHRRSRTRSRRRRRYYSRSRSRSRSRSRSMSRSRSRSRSRSRSGSWKRYKARSPSYKRSRKRYSYSSRSSSGSSYRRRSRSRSHSSRRSRVKKKTTPPPVAAVGGYCLNTTTTTTTSTVTAVKMFQQQHQQPQAKGTPPMISYPIPARVLNLNQAVTATAPAAVQPQVVEPPPPPLKRYYGRKRANDTSSSSSSGAENSEGSDNEEPQQPQLGKRAEDSDDMEVDTASERSHAPQPTMSSSSSTGNQTGKYSSATETKGSGHPSSGGGGRPNLRERLKRKMQNLLNRQYKADKRAEIEKTERERLQQQEREDEMRELALKLRRRRRELRHKYGTPSSGKLSGSEAESVGSESQLAKSTSRRSRSRSHSRRRSPPPDTQHSRRSNSRTERRRRTRTPSPKYNRRQRSRSRSGSRVERKRRSHSRRRSGSRDRRRSRSRRSQSRRRRQRDRSIERNRERERYRQQHHHQQQQQQQQQQQNERMRGRDRDREADYGHGGSGSSNRGRVVISAPPKLKKLVDY, encoded by the exons ATGTGGCACGAGGCGAGAAAGCAGGAGCGCAAGATCCGTGGCCTGATCGTCGATTACCGCAAGAGGGCGGAGCGGCGGCAGTACTTCTACGACAAAATCCAGGCGGATCCCACCCAGTTCCTGCAGCTGCATGGCCGGCGTAGCAAGATCTACTTGGATCCCGCGGTGGCCGCCGCCGGCGATGGAGCCGCAATCAT TGTGCCTTGGCAGGGTCAGCAGGACAACCTCATCGATCGCTTCGATGTACGCGCCCATTTGGATCACATCCCTACCGTGAATAAGTCCAACGCCGAAGGAGCGGATGGTGACTCCGACCTGACCATCGAGGAGCGCCAGCTAAACTACGAACGCTATCGCATCCTGGCGCAAAATGACTTTCTCAACGTCAGCGAGGATAAGTTCCTGCACCAACTCTACCTGGAGGAGCAGTTTGGGGCCAATGCCCAACTGGAGGCGGAACGAAATCTAgccaagaagaagcagaagacGGGTGGCGCAACAATTGGCTACTCCTACGACGATACCGGCGATGCAGCGACTATTGGACCTCAGCCCTTTGGAGCTGCCAGTTCGGTTGCCACTGGTGGAGCGGCAGCTGGTGCGAAGGGCGACAAGGGGGAAGGCAGTGATGAATCCGATTCTGACATCGACATGGATGTGTCAATAGACATCGGCAAGCTGGACACCTCGCAAGCACACGAGCTTAACGCCTGCGGGCGCAACTATGGCATGAAAAGCAACGACTTCTTCTCACACCTCACTAAGGATGCTGACGAGGCAGATGCCCTGCGCATTGCGcgcgaggaggagcaggagaagaTGCTGCTGAGCGGGCGCAAGTCAAGACGCGAGCGTCGGGCCCAGAAGGAGAGGAGGATCGCCAATAGACCATTCAGTCCGCCAAGCTATGCAGCCAAGGAGGACAAGGACAAAAAAGGCGGTGGTAAGGGAGGCGACAAGGAAAAGGAGGAGGACAGTGAATCGCGTTCGCCTTCGCCCGCGGAAGCTGGTCCCGAGAAGATAACCTACATTACCTCGTTTGGCGGCGAAGACGAAATGCAGCCCCACTCCAAGATCACCATCAGCCTGACGAAGCCAGGTCTGACTTTAGGTGAATCGTGCATCAATGCCAGCAGCGGAGCGGCAattgccgccgccgcagccTCTTCGGTTTCCTATGCTCAAAAGGTGAAAGATAATCTGGACAAGTTAAAAGTGATGAATGAGTCGTCCAAGCGGAACAGACGCCGCTCCCGCTCCCACTCCCGCTCTCGTTCTAGGAGTGCCACACCCTCAAGGAGTCGGAGTGGCAGTCGACGGAGAAGTCGCCGCAGTAGAAGTTATCACAGGAGGAGCAGGACGCGTTCTCGTCGCCGACGAAGGTACTACTCCAGATCAAGATCCAGGTCGAGATCTAGATCCCGCTCTATGTCAAGATCAAGATCCAGGTCTCGCAGCCGATCGCGCTCCGGTTCCTGGAAACGCTACAAGGCGCGCAGTCCAAGCTACAAGCGCTCTAGGAAGCGCTACTCCTATTCTTCTCGTAGCTCCAGTGGCAGCTCATACAGGCGAAGAAGTCGCTCCCGATCCCACTCCAGCCGAAGGAGTCGCGTCAAGAAGAAGACCACTCCTCCGCCAGTGGCGGCCGTGGGTGGTTATTGCCTGAACACCACCACGACTACAACAACATCCACTGTAACGGCGGTAAAGATGtttcagcagcaacatcagcagccgCAGGCCAAGGGAACGCCACCCATGATCAGCTATCCCATACCTGCGCGAGTGCTCAATCTAAACCAAGCCGTCACAGCTACCGCTCCTGCGGCTGTGCAACCGCAAGTGGTagagccaccaccaccaccactgaAACGCTACTATGGCAGAAAAAGAGCTAACGACACCTCGTCCTCATCGTCGTCTGGAGCGGAAAACAGCGAAGGCAGCGACAACGAGGAGCCGCAACAGCCACAGTTGGGAAAGCGAGCTGAGGACTCCGATGATATGGAAGTGGACACTGC GTCGGAGCGTTCCCACGCCCCACAGCCGACCATGTCGTCATCGAGCAGCACGGGTAATCAAACAGGCAAATATAGTTCTGCTACCGAAACCAAA GGCTCTGGACATCCGAGTTCTGGTGGCGGCGGACGGCCGAATCTGCGCGAGCGGCTTAAGAGAAAGATGCAGAACCTTTTGAACCGGCAAT ATAAAGCCGATAAGCGTGCGGAAATTGAAAAGACCGAGCGGGAACGACTGCAACAGCAGGAGCGCGAGGACGAGATGCGTGAACTGGCTCTGAAGCTACGGCGAAG GCGTCGTGAGCTGCGTCACAAATATGGAACGCCCTCGAGTGGAAAGCTCTCGGGCAGCGAGGCGGAATCTGTGGGATCGGAAAGCCAGCTGGCAAAGTCCACGTCgcgtcgcagtcgcagcagaTCGCACAGTCGTAGGCGGTCGCCACCGCCGGACACACAGCACAGCAGACGGAGCAACAGCCGAACGGAAAGAAGGAGACGCACAAGGACACCCAGTCCAAAGTACAATCGGAGGCAGCGTTCGCGTTCCCGAAGCGGAAGTCGCGTAGAGAGGAAGCGGCGTTCGCACAGTCGACGACGCAGTGGCAGTCGGGATCGGCGCCGTTCCCGCAGTCGGAGGAGTCAGTCCAGGCGGCGTAGGCAGCGGGATCGCAGCATTGAGCGGAATCGCGAGCGGGAACGGTACAGGCaacagcatcatcatcagcagcagcagcaacaacagcagcagcagcagaacgaAAGGATGCGTGGACGTGACCGCGATCGGGAGGCGGATTACGGTCACGGTGGCAGTGGATCTTCGAATCGAGGACGCGTCGTCATCTCCGCCCCGCCAAAGCTCAAGAAACTGGTTGACTATTGA
- the LOC120452899 gene encoding bolA-like protein DDB_G0274169, whose protein sequence is MLNFTLRRLTGVSLRNLNQLTPTISSLGQILPRATMSQEAGQYPPIESAMRKALNTELKPVFLEVINESPQHNVPKRSESHFRVFVVSEKFNDLTLIKRHRLVNDTVKNALKAAGFEFMHALSIEAKTPKQWEPEQEPEKSPPCLGGHGK, encoded by the exons ATGTTAAATTTCACTCTTCGCCGACTCACTGGAGTTTCCTTGCGAAACCTGAATCAACTGACACCCACAATCAGCAGCTTAGGACAGATCCTACCCAGAGCCACTATGTCGCAGGAGGCGGGACAGTATCCGCCCATCGAGTCTGCCATGCGAAAGGCACTTAATACGGAGCTGAAGCCGGTGTTCCTGGAGGTCATTAACGAATCGCCCCAGCACAATGTCCCCAAGCGGTCAGAGTCCCACTTCCGTGTGTTCGTCGTCTCGGAGAAGTTCAACGATCTCACCCTCATCAAG CGTCATCGATTGGTCAATGATACGGTAAAGAACGCCCTGAAGGCAGCCGGTTTCGAGTTTATGCACGCCCTGTCCATTGAGGCCAAAACGCCCAAGCAGTGGGAACCAGAGCAGGAGCCGGAGAAGAGTCCGCCGTGCCTGGGAGGCCACGGCAAGTAA
- the LOC120453388 gene encoding uncharacterized protein LOC120453388 has protein sequence MSSDRHYYFGADLEDNEGAICKDNDNDNNNEQEVDKDDPDDSEFLQDVPYSSSSIDRSSVGSIPWADDAIKKNLLDWERVERLMSGEDPLAELQEPELRNEIADWHRKFPSLLGRRTRPLRHHSFDSQTREDIDSISNLSLNSLDDDDDDEEAEDGFLTPKAEEPEQPHHRSYLRHSQKKLVDLLDRDLRVTSVSVRLLKRQRSQQNQPQLHISATTQSSARLRMPPILNVLDTNRRFRGLLNNRSFVQLTQVQQKEQLQHQNQAKSAVLPHQSHRSSAWHMPMAANRFFNNKNAVVLPSLNLGRHSRDLLATTTATSSQSNSSGGGGHNSHGHSNSSSNRSTLHPFGATSVSSNTPSTGRSISAAVHHPRSEFAPSSAFYIPYSASKFKAFK, from the coding sequence ATGTCCTCAGACAGACACTACTATTTCGGAGCGGATTTGGAGGACAATGAGGGTGCCATCTGCAaagacaacgacaacgacaacaacaacgaacaGGAAGTGGATAAGGACGATCCGGATGACTCGGAGTTCCTGCAGGATGTGCCCTACTCCTCCAGCAGCATTGACCGCAGCTCGGTGGGCTCCATTCCGTGGGCGGACGATGCCATCAAAAAGAACCTGCTGGACTGGGAGCGGGTGGAGCGGCTGATGAGCGGAGAGGATCCCTTGGCGGAGCTTCAGGAGCCGGAGTTACGCAACGAGATCGCCGACTGGCACCGAAAGTTTCCCAGCCTGCTGGGCCGCAGGACTCGACCGCTGCGCCACCACAGCTTCGATAGTCAGACGCGGGAGGATATTGACTCGATTTCAAATCTCAGTCTGAACTCCctggacgacgacgacgatgatgaggagGCGGAGGATGGATTTCTCACACCCAAGGCAGAAGAACCAGAGCAGCCTCATCACCGCTCCTATTTGCGCCATAGCCAGAAGAAGCTGGTGGATCTACTGGACAGGGATCTGCGGGTCACCTCCGTTTCGGTTAGACTCCTCAAACGACAGCGCAGCCAGCAGAACCAGCCCCAGCTGCACATCTCAGCCACAACTCAATCCTCGGCTCGCCTGCGCATGCCGCCCATCCTAAATGTGCTGGACACCAATCGGCGCTTTCGGGGATTGCTCAACAACCGCAGCTTCGTTCAGCTCACCCAGGtgcagcagaaggagcagctgcagcatcaAAACCAGGCCAAGTCTGCCGTGTTGCCACATCAAAGCCATCGATCGTCCGCCTGGCACATGCCCATGGCCGCCAATCGCTTCTTTAACAACAAGAACGCGGTAGTCCTGCCCTCCCTTAATCTGGGCAGGCACAGCAGAGATTTACTAGCCACCACCACGGCCACTTCGAGCCAGAGCAACtccagcggcggcggcggacaCAACAGCCACGGCCACAGCAATAGTTCCTCCAACCGCTCCACACTGCATCCGTTCGGGGCGACCAGCGTTTCCAGCAACACACCATCCACGGGCCGCTCCATCTCGGCGGCAGTGCATCATCCGCGATCCGAATTTGCGCCCAGCAGCGCCTTCTACATACCCTACAGTGCCTCGAAATTCAAAGCCTTCAAGTAA
- the LOC120452303 gene encoding CLK4-associating serine/arginine rich protein isoform X2: MWHEARKQERKIRGLIVDYRKRAERRQYFYDKIQADPTQFLQLHGRRSKIYLDPAVAAAGDGAAIIVPWQGQQDNLIDRFDVRAHLDHIPTVNKSNAEGADGDSDLTIEERQLNYERYRILAQNDFLNVSEDKFLHQLYLEEQFGANAQLEAERNLAKKKQKTGGATIGYSYDDTGDAATIGPQPFGAASSVATGGAAAGAKGDKGEGSDESDSDIDMDVSIDIGKLDTSQAHELNACGRNYGMKSNDFFSHLTKDADEADALRIAREEEQEKMLLSGRKSRRERRAQKERRIANRPFSPPSYAAKEDKDKKGGGKGGDKEKEEDSESRSPSPAEAGPEKITYITSFGGEDEMQPHSKITISLTKPGLTLGESCINASSGAAIAAAAASSVSYAQKVKDNLDKLKVMNESSKRNRRRSRSHSRSRSRSATPSRSRSGSRRRSRRSRSYHRRSRTRSRRRRRYYSRSRSRSRSRSRSMSRSRSRSRSRSRSGSWKRYKARSPSYKRSRKRYSYSSRSSSGSSYRRRSRSRSHSSRRSRVKKKTTPPPVAAVGGYCLNTTTTTTTSTVTAVKMFQQQHQQPQAKGTPPMISYPIPARVLNLNQAVTATAPAAVQPQVVEPPPPPLKRYYGRKRANDTSSSSSSGAENSEGSDNEEPQQPQLGKRAEDSDDMEVDTASERSHAPQPTMSSSSSTGNQTGKYSSATETKVRLWTSEFWWRRTAESARAA; this comes from the exons ATGTGGCACGAGGCGAGAAAGCAGGAGCGCAAGATCCGTGGCCTGATCGTCGATTACCGCAAGAGGGCGGAGCGGCGGCAGTACTTCTACGACAAAATCCAGGCGGATCCCACCCAGTTCCTGCAGCTGCATGGCCGGCGTAGCAAGATCTACTTGGATCCCGCGGTGGCCGCCGCCGGCGATGGAGCCGCAATCAT TGTGCCTTGGCAGGGTCAGCAGGACAACCTCATCGATCGCTTCGATGTACGCGCCCATTTGGATCACATCCCTACCGTGAATAAGTCCAACGCCGAAGGAGCGGATGGTGACTCCGACCTGACCATCGAGGAGCGCCAGCTAAACTACGAACGCTATCGCATCCTGGCGCAAAATGACTTTCTCAACGTCAGCGAGGATAAGTTCCTGCACCAACTCTACCTGGAGGAGCAGTTTGGGGCCAATGCCCAACTGGAGGCGGAACGAAATCTAgccaagaagaagcagaagacGGGTGGCGCAACAATTGGCTACTCCTACGACGATACCGGCGATGCAGCGACTATTGGACCTCAGCCCTTTGGAGCTGCCAGTTCGGTTGCCACTGGTGGAGCGGCAGCTGGTGCGAAGGGCGACAAGGGGGAAGGCAGTGATGAATCCGATTCTGACATCGACATGGATGTGTCAATAGACATCGGCAAGCTGGACACCTCGCAAGCACACGAGCTTAACGCCTGCGGGCGCAACTATGGCATGAAAAGCAACGACTTCTTCTCACACCTCACTAAGGATGCTGACGAGGCAGATGCCCTGCGCATTGCGcgcgaggaggagcaggagaagaTGCTGCTGAGCGGGCGCAAGTCAAGACGCGAGCGTCGGGCCCAGAAGGAGAGGAGGATCGCCAATAGACCATTCAGTCCGCCAAGCTATGCAGCCAAGGAGGACAAGGACAAAAAAGGCGGTGGTAAGGGAGGCGACAAGGAAAAGGAGGAGGACAGTGAATCGCGTTCGCCTTCGCCCGCGGAAGCTGGTCCCGAGAAGATAACCTACATTACCTCGTTTGGCGGCGAAGACGAAATGCAGCCCCACTCCAAGATCACCATCAGCCTGACGAAGCCAGGTCTGACTTTAGGTGAATCGTGCATCAATGCCAGCAGCGGAGCGGCAattgccgccgccgcagccTCTTCGGTTTCCTATGCTCAAAAGGTGAAAGATAATCTGGACAAGTTAAAAGTGATGAATGAGTCGTCCAAGCGGAACAGACGCCGCTCCCGCTCCCACTCCCGCTCTCGTTCTAGGAGTGCCACACCCTCAAGGAGTCGGAGTGGCAGTCGACGGAGAAGTCGCCGCAGTAGAAGTTATCACAGGAGGAGCAGGACGCGTTCTCGTCGCCGACGAAGGTACTACTCCAGATCAAGATCCAGGTCGAGATCTAGATCCCGCTCTATGTCAAGATCAAGATCCAGGTCTCGCAGCCGATCGCGCTCCGGTTCCTGGAAACGCTACAAGGCGCGCAGTCCAAGCTACAAGCGCTCTAGGAAGCGCTACTCCTATTCTTCTCGTAGCTCCAGTGGCAGCTCATACAGGCGAAGAAGTCGCTCCCGATCCCACTCCAGCCGAAGGAGTCGCGTCAAGAAGAAGACCACTCCTCCGCCAGTGGCGGCCGTGGGTGGTTATTGCCTGAACACCACCACGACTACAACAACATCCACTGTAACGGCGGTAAAGATGtttcagcagcaacatcagcagccgCAGGCCAAGGGAACGCCACCCATGATCAGCTATCCCATACCTGCGCGAGTGCTCAATCTAAACCAAGCCGTCACAGCTACCGCTCCTGCGGCTGTGCAACCGCAAGTGGTagagccaccaccaccaccactgaAACGCTACTATGGCAGAAAAAGAGCTAACGACACCTCGTCCTCATCGTCGTCTGGAGCGGAAAACAGCGAAGGCAGCGACAACGAGGAGCCGCAACAGCCACAGTTGGGAAAGCGAGCTGAGGACTCCGATGATATGGAAGTGGACACTGC GTCGGAGCGTTCCCACGCCCCACAGCCGACCATGTCGTCATCGAGCAGCACGGGTAATCAAACAGGCAAATATAGTTCTGCTACCGAAACCAAAGTCA GGCTCTGGACATCCGAGTTCTGGTGGCGGCGGACGGCCGAATCTGCGCGAGCGGCTTAA
- the LOC120452898 gene encoding protoporphyrinogen oxidase: MTTAVLGGGLSGLSAGYYLLRRFGKPLTIYEASPRVGGWVRSENRKDRNFIFESGPRTIRPVGLPGANTLELVEELNLEVTPIRRSHVAARNRMLYAKGQLCMLPNSPKGLFGVLPPFTKPLYKAVLRDLVTASKKAKLEDESIYSFAERRFGKEIADYAISPMICGICAGNAREISVRFLMEGLFEKEQKYGGVLKGALISRFEKNKTKDTKDGLFAEGQPKLYAQALKEKWAMYGLQGGLENLPKAMRKYLGERDVNVQLSNECRNLTFSSTGVRMNIKDAEVPVEHVVSSLPAYKLAPLVKQQHPSLSAQLLSIPYVDVLVVNMQFPGKLLKQDGFGLLVPPVEKLPLLGVIFDSCCFDMGENTVLTVMMGGHWFDQWFGDRPSPKQILDLATSHVQKMLQIREEPKFSRVHTLHKCIPQYTVGHKRRVEAIRNYIKTYKLPLSVCGAAYDGVGINDVILSARRQVEAIPLS, from the coding sequence GGCGGATTGAGTGGACTGTCCGCCGGATACTACCTGTTGAGGCGATTTGGGAAGCCGCTGACCATCTACGAGGCCTCGCCCCGTGTGGGCGGATGGGTGCGGTCGGAGAATCGCAAGGATCGCAACTTCATCTTCGAGAGCGGGCCGCGTACTATACGCCCCGTTGGCCTGCCAGGCGCCAATACGCTGGAACTGGTGGAGGAGCTGAACCTGGAGGTGACGCCCATTCGTCGCAGTCATGTGGCAGCGCGCAACCGAATGCTGTATGCCAAGGGGCAGCTGTGCATGCTGCCCAACAGTCCTAAGGGTCTCTTCGGTGTCCTGCCTCCCTTCACGAAGCCGCTGTACAAAGCGGTGCTCCGGGATCTGGTCACAGCAAGCAAGAAGGCCAAGCTGGAGGATGAGAGCATCTATAGCTTCGCAGAGCGCAGGTTTGGCAAGGAGATAGCCGACTATGCCATCAGTCCCATGATCTGCGGTATCTGCGCCGGAAATGCGCGTGAAATAAGCGTGCGCTTTCTGATGGAGGGACTCTTTGAAAAGGAGCAGAAGTATGGAGGAGTGCTTAAGGGCGCACTCATTTCCCGCTTTGAAAAGAACAAGACCAAGGACACCAAGGATGGACTATTTGCCGAGGGACAGCCCAAGCTGTATGCGCAGGCGCTGAAGGAGAAGTGGGCCATGTACGGGCTGCAAGGCGGACTGGAGAACCTGCCCAAAGCTATGCGAAAGTATCTGGGCGAGCGGGATGTCAACGTGCAGCTAAGCAACGAGTGCCGGAATCTGACCTTCAGCAGCACTGGAGTTCGAATGAACATCAAGGATGCCGAAGTGCCGGTGGAACATGTGGTCAGCTCCCTTCCTGCCTACAAACTGGCGCCTCTGGtgaagcagcagcatcccTCGCTGAGCGCCCAGCTTTTGAGCATTCCGTACGTGGATGTGCTGGTAGTGAACATGCAGTTCCCGGGCAAGCTACTCAAGCAGGACGGATTTGGATTGCTAGTGCCGCCAGTGGAGAAGTTGCCTCTACTGGGCGTTATCTTCGACAGCTGCTGCTTCGACATGGGCGAGAACACTGTACTTACCGTGATGATGGGTGGACATTGGTTCGACCAGTGGTTCGGCGATCGTCCCAGCCCCAAACAGATCCTTGACTTGGCCACCAGCCATGTGCAGAAAATGCTGCAGATCCGCGAGGAACCCAAATTCAGTCGAGTGCACACGCTGCACAAGTGCATCCCACAGTACACTGTGGGCCACAAGCGGCGCGTTGAGGCCATCCGGAACTACATCAAGACTTACAAACTGCCACTGTCTGTCTGTGGAGCTGCCTACGATGGTGTGGGCATCAACGATGTCATCCTGTCCGCCCGGCGACAGGTGGAGGCCATACCCCTGTCCTAA
- the LOC120452303 gene encoding CLK4-associating serine/arginine rich protein isoform X3 translates to MWHEARKQERKIRGLIVDYRKRAERRQYFYDKIQADPTQFLQLHGRRSKIYLDPAVAAAGDGAAIIVPWQGQQDNLIDRFDVRAHLDHIPTVNKSNAEGADGDSDLTIEERQLNYERYRILAQNDFLNVSEDKFLHQLYLEEQFGANAQLEAERNLAKKKQKTGGATIGYSYDDTGDAATIGPQPFGAASSVATGGAAAGAKGDKGEGSDESDSDIDMDVSIDIGKLDTSQAHELNACGRNYGMKSNDFFSHLTKDADEADALRIAREEEQEKMLLSGRKSRRERRAQKERRIANRPFSPPSYAAKEDKDKKGGGKGGDKEKEEDSESRSPSPAEAGPEKITYITSFGGEDEMQPHSKITISLTKPGLTLGESCINASSGAAIAAAAASSVSYAQKVKDNLDKLKVMNESSKRNRRRSRSHSRSRSRSATPSRSRSGSRRRSRRSRSYHRRSRTRSRRRRRYYSRSRSRSRSRSRSMSRSRSRSRSRSRSGSWKRYKARSPSYKRSRKRYSYSSRSSSGSSYRRRSRSRSHSSRRSRVKKKTTPPPVAAVGGYCLNTTTTTTTSTVTAVKMFQQQHQQPQAKGTPPMISYPIPARVLNLNQAVTATAPAAVQPQVVEPPPPPLKRYYGRKRANDTSSSSSSGAENSEGSDNEEPQQPQLGKRAEDSDDMEVDTASERSHAPQPTMSSSSSTGLWTSEFWWRRTAESARAA, encoded by the exons ATGTGGCACGAGGCGAGAAAGCAGGAGCGCAAGATCCGTGGCCTGATCGTCGATTACCGCAAGAGGGCGGAGCGGCGGCAGTACTTCTACGACAAAATCCAGGCGGATCCCACCCAGTTCCTGCAGCTGCATGGCCGGCGTAGCAAGATCTACTTGGATCCCGCGGTGGCCGCCGCCGGCGATGGAGCCGCAATCAT TGTGCCTTGGCAGGGTCAGCAGGACAACCTCATCGATCGCTTCGATGTACGCGCCCATTTGGATCACATCCCTACCGTGAATAAGTCCAACGCCGAAGGAGCGGATGGTGACTCCGACCTGACCATCGAGGAGCGCCAGCTAAACTACGAACGCTATCGCATCCTGGCGCAAAATGACTTTCTCAACGTCAGCGAGGATAAGTTCCTGCACCAACTCTACCTGGAGGAGCAGTTTGGGGCCAATGCCCAACTGGAGGCGGAACGAAATCTAgccaagaagaagcagaagacGGGTGGCGCAACAATTGGCTACTCCTACGACGATACCGGCGATGCAGCGACTATTGGACCTCAGCCCTTTGGAGCTGCCAGTTCGGTTGCCACTGGTGGAGCGGCAGCTGGTGCGAAGGGCGACAAGGGGGAAGGCAGTGATGAATCCGATTCTGACATCGACATGGATGTGTCAATAGACATCGGCAAGCTGGACACCTCGCAAGCACACGAGCTTAACGCCTGCGGGCGCAACTATGGCATGAAAAGCAACGACTTCTTCTCACACCTCACTAAGGATGCTGACGAGGCAGATGCCCTGCGCATTGCGcgcgaggaggagcaggagaagaTGCTGCTGAGCGGGCGCAAGTCAAGACGCGAGCGTCGGGCCCAGAAGGAGAGGAGGATCGCCAATAGACCATTCAGTCCGCCAAGCTATGCAGCCAAGGAGGACAAGGACAAAAAAGGCGGTGGTAAGGGAGGCGACAAGGAAAAGGAGGAGGACAGTGAATCGCGTTCGCCTTCGCCCGCGGAAGCTGGTCCCGAGAAGATAACCTACATTACCTCGTTTGGCGGCGAAGACGAAATGCAGCCCCACTCCAAGATCACCATCAGCCTGACGAAGCCAGGTCTGACTTTAGGTGAATCGTGCATCAATGCCAGCAGCGGAGCGGCAattgccgccgccgcagccTCTTCGGTTTCCTATGCTCAAAAGGTGAAAGATAATCTGGACAAGTTAAAAGTGATGAATGAGTCGTCCAAGCGGAACAGACGCCGCTCCCGCTCCCACTCCCGCTCTCGTTCTAGGAGTGCCACACCCTCAAGGAGTCGGAGTGGCAGTCGACGGAGAAGTCGCCGCAGTAGAAGTTATCACAGGAGGAGCAGGACGCGTTCTCGTCGCCGACGAAGGTACTACTCCAGATCAAGATCCAGGTCGAGATCTAGATCCCGCTCTATGTCAAGATCAAGATCCAGGTCTCGCAGCCGATCGCGCTCCGGTTCCTGGAAACGCTACAAGGCGCGCAGTCCAAGCTACAAGCGCTCTAGGAAGCGCTACTCCTATTCTTCTCGTAGCTCCAGTGGCAGCTCATACAGGCGAAGAAGTCGCTCCCGATCCCACTCCAGCCGAAGGAGTCGCGTCAAGAAGAAGACCACTCCTCCGCCAGTGGCGGCCGTGGGTGGTTATTGCCTGAACACCACCACGACTACAACAACATCCACTGTAACGGCGGTAAAGATGtttcagcagcaacatcagcagccgCAGGCCAAGGGAACGCCACCCATGATCAGCTATCCCATACCTGCGCGAGTGCTCAATCTAAACCAAGCCGTCACAGCTACCGCTCCTGCGGCTGTGCAACCGCAAGTGGTagagccaccaccaccaccactgaAACGCTACTATGGCAGAAAAAGAGCTAACGACACCTCGTCCTCATCGTCGTCTGGAGCGGAAAACAGCGAAGGCAGCGACAACGAGGAGCCGCAACAGCCACAGTTGGGAAAGCGAGCTGAGGACTCCGATGATATGGAAGTGGACACTGC GTCGGAGCGTTCCCACGCCCCACAGCCGACCATGTCGTCATCGAGCAGCACGG GGCTCTGGACATCCGAGTTCTGGTGGCGGCGGACGGCCGAATCTGCGCGAGCGGCTTAA